One Desulfobulbus propionicus DSM 2032 DNA segment encodes these proteins:
- a CDS encoding thioredoxin family protein gives MEIKVCGPGCASCEKTQKAVEAAVALKGVQATIVKVKDFQEIAQLGVFSTPAVVIDGQVKCVGRIPKQSEIESWIG, from the coding sequence ATGGAAATCAAAGTATGTGGACCAGGCTGCGCTTCCTGTGAAAAAACCCAGAAGGCCGTCGAAGCGGCTGTCGCATTAAAAGGCGTTCAAGCTACCATCGTCAAGGTGAAGGACTTTCAGGAAATCGCCCAACTCGGTGTTTTCTCAACTCCGGCAGTTGTCATTGACGGTCAGGTCAAGTGTGTTGGCCGGATACCGAAGCAGAGTGAAATAGAATCTTGGATTGGCTGA
- a CDS encoding arsenite methyltransferase, whose product MSMLEKDGVRQAVRDLYSRAAEAGCCGSTSCCSGPAPEVSQQLGYTSDEIGAVPEGANLGLGCGNPQAIAALITGEVVLDLGSGAGFDCFLAARQVGESGHVIGVDMTPEMLSKARANAANNGYRNVEFRLGEIEHLPVADNAVDVILSNCVINLSPDKPQVFTDAFRVLKPGGRLAISDIVATAELPEHIRRDMALHAGCIAGASLISELEGMLQTAGFVDIQISPKEESKAFIRTWTPEASVADFIVSATIEAVKPCN is encoded by the coding sequence ATGAGTATGTTGGAAAAAGATGGTGTCCGGCAAGCTGTGCGAGATCTCTATAGCCGAGCGGCTGAAGCAGGTTGTTGTGGCAGCACGAGTTGCTGCAGCGGCCCAGCCCCTGAGGTGTCGCAACAGTTAGGATACACCTCCGATGAAATAGGCGCGGTACCCGAAGGAGCCAATTTAGGCCTGGGGTGCGGCAATCCTCAAGCCATTGCTGCATTAATAACGGGTGAAGTTGTCCTTGATCTTGGCAGCGGCGCTGGATTTGATTGTTTTCTGGCGGCTCGTCAGGTGGGAGAGAGCGGTCATGTCATCGGGGTGGATATGACACCGGAAATGCTTTCCAAGGCCCGGGCCAATGCGGCAAACAACGGTTATCGCAATGTTGAGTTTCGACTGGGAGAAATAGAACATCTGCCGGTAGCCGATAATGCCGTAGACGTTATCCTCTCCAACTGTGTCATCAATTTATCGCCGGACAAACCCCAGGTCTTCACTGATGCCTTCCGCGTTCTCAAACCGGGCGGCCGGTTGGCCATCTCCGACATTGTCGCCACCGCTGAATTGCCTGAGCATATCAGGCGTGACATGGCCCTCCATGCCGGGTGTATTGCCGGCGCTTCTCTGATTTCAGAGTTGGAAGGCATGCTGCAAACAGCCGGGTTTGTGGATATTCAAATATCCCCCAAGGAAGAAAGCAAGGCCTTCATCCGCACCTGGACACCAGAGGCCTCTGTGGCCGATTTTATCGTTTCTGCCACGATCGAGGCGGTGAAACCCTGCAACTGA